Proteins from one Scylla paramamosain isolate STU-SP2022 chromosome 3, ASM3559412v1, whole genome shotgun sequence genomic window:
- the LOC135090159 gene encoding protein FAM8A1-like has translation MAIVPQEQAQHPQPQQEQQYGSNEEYITALQGWIAQLYQLQCVAMSFPYFLASLHSQASQGVPLIPPTLEQPSASLPTPPTATRTSTTTPQQRQQQQQQQQQQQQQQQQQRPQQQQQQQQRQQLPQRGVEYKIPPVWKRLVAEVIDFALLFVIKLAVTFAAVDTFDLFSNVKKYEFENLRADFLADYHLAFQMTSEILVLELIHRVATCLFEALCLHRGSGGPGGATPGKKIVGLRVVYCEWVAPTAADQALVYPASDLGLARAILRSVMKNFLLMFLFPVCFTFISFHHNRTIYDVLAGSVVVEDMPLRQRNNHNNNRN, from the exons ATGGCTATAGTACCACAAGAACAAGCTCAGCACCCACAGCCACAGCAAGAGCAGCAGTACGGCAGCAATGAGGAATACATCACAGCACTGCAGGGGTGGATTGCCCAGCTGTACCAACTGCAGTGTGTGGCCAtgtcttttccttactttctggCCAGTCTGCATTCTCAG gcctCTCAAGGTGTTCCTCTGATCCCTCCAACCCTGGAACAACCCTCAGCATCCCTTCCAACCCCACCCACTGCCAcccgcacctccaccaccacaccacagcagcggcagcaacaacagcagcagcagcaacagcagcagcagcaacagcaacaacagcgaccacaacagcagcaacagcaacaacagagaCAACAGCTGCCACAGAGAG GAGTGGAGTACAAGATCCCCCCAGTCTGGAAGAGGCTTGTGGCAGAGGTCATTGACTTTGCACTCCTCTTTGTCATCAAGCTGGCTGTCACATTTGCTGCCGTGGACACTTTTGACCTCTT TAGTAACGTCAAGAAGTATGAATTTGAAAACCTGCGTGCTGACTTCCTTGCCGACTACCACCTTGCCTTCCAAATGACCTCCGAGATTCTTGTCCTAGAGCTCATTCATCGTGTGGCCACTTGCCTTTTTGAG GCTCTGTGTCTCCACCGTGGGTCGGGGGGACCAGGAGGTGCCACACCTGGCAAAAAGATTGTGGGTCTCCGGGTCGTGTACTGTGAGTGGGTGGCACCAACTGCAGCAGATCAGGCCCTGGTGTATCCTGCATCAGACCTTGG ACTAGCTCGGGCCATTCTCCGGTCAGTCATGAAGAACTTCCTGCTGATGTTTCTGTTCCCTGTGTGCTtcaccttcatctccttccaccacaaccGCACCATCTACGATGTGCTGGCCGGCTCCGTGGTTGTGGAAGACATGCCACTCCGCCAGCGCAACAATCACAACAATAACCGAAACTGA